From Calothrix sp. PCC 6303, a single genomic window includes:
- a CDS encoding GumC family protein yields the protein MENQESFTFDKYWHILKRRWVPGLGVFFPIFLLSLIASSQKKPTYEAEGKLQFQRNNGISTLTGVGTEVGKLESVAQDQKTSPLNTEAEVIRSLPIVNKTINTLNLKDDKGLPLKSSEFIKKLSVKDVKGTDILQVAYSGNDPKGAAEVVNSVMNSYVEHNVAFHRSTVTAARKFLERQVPSAELMVRKVEAELREFKEKNKLVSLQEEATKSIEMVKDLQRQINEIKSQIADTSAQAQSSRAMLGVNSQQAVAMTSLSQSEGVKDAVKELHELESQLATRRVILQDTHPEIINLQNKAAALKSILQSRVGDVSGSYEVPSLGNLQAGDLKQKISTELVGLESRRLGLASQLATLSGLEASYRQRLESLPRLEQQQRELERKVQAAQSTYSSLLQKLQESRITESQNLGNAQIISQAEVPDEAMGSPMVNYLSAGLLGLLASLATIYLVESRDKFIKNVDEAKEFMELTLLGVIPALNKQKSSLIPSNNVDTSVPRVVVRETPRSPISEAYRMLRSNLKFLSADKELKVIVVTSSVPKEGKSTVAANLAMAIAQMERKVLIVDGDLHRPSQHQIWDLPNSEGLSNVIVGQSDMWGATTQVMDNLYVLTSGLVPPSPASLLDSKRMATLIQRFAANFDFVIIDTPSISVAADAAALGQMADGVLFVVRPGVADIGSAGFAKDLLKKSGQNVLGQVVNAVDPRNENHSYYYFNDEYYSQDSLSQVQVAGIVD from the coding sequence ATGGAAAATCAAGAATCTTTCACCTTTGATAAATACTGGCATATTCTCAAGCGACGCTGGGTTCCAGGATTGGGTGTATTCTTCCCAATATTTCTACTATCGCTGATAGCTTCATCTCAAAAAAAACCAACATACGAAGCTGAAGGAAAACTCCAATTTCAACGGAATAATGGGATTTCTACCCTGACAGGTGTTGGTACAGAAGTTGGGAAATTAGAATCTGTTGCCCAAGATCAAAAAACTAGCCCCCTCAATACAGAAGCTGAGGTAATTCGTTCCCTACCAATCGTCAATAAAACCATTAATACCCTAAATTTGAAAGACGATAAAGGGTTGCCACTAAAATCTAGTGAATTTATCAAAAAGTTATCGGTAAAAGATGTCAAGGGAACTGATATCTTGCAAGTTGCCTACAGCGGTAATGATCCTAAAGGCGCAGCTGAAGTTGTTAACAGTGTAATGAATTCTTATGTAGAGCATAATGTTGCTTTCCATCGAAGTACAGTTACAGCCGCACGCAAATTCCTTGAAAGACAAGTTCCCAGTGCCGAGTTAATGGTGCGGAAAGTTGAGGCAGAATTAAGGGAATTTAAAGAGAAAAATAAACTTGTTTCACTACAGGAAGAGGCAACTAAATCTATTGAAATGGTTAAGGATTTGCAGAGGCAAATCAATGAAATAAAATCCCAAATTGCCGATACTAGCGCCCAAGCACAATCATCTCGCGCTATGCTGGGTGTGAATTCTCAACAAGCAGTAGCAATGACTTCCTTGAGCCAATCGGAGGGGGTTAAAGATGCAGTTAAAGAACTTCATGAATTAGAATCACAACTTGCTACCAGACGTGTTATTTTGCAGGATACACATCCAGAAATTATTAATTTACAGAATAAAGCAGCAGCTTTAAAAAGTATCTTGCAAAGCCGAGTTGGTGATGTTTCTGGTAGTTACGAAGTCCCATCCTTGGGCAATCTCCAAGCTGGGGATTTAAAACAAAAAATTTCTACAGAATTAGTGGGGTTAGAATCCAGACGCTTAGGATTAGCTAGCCAATTAGCAACATTATCTGGTTTAGAAGCATCCTATCGTCAACGATTAGAAAGTTTACCAAGATTAGAACAGCAACAACGAGAGTTAGAACGGAAAGTTCAAGCTGCTCAATCAACCTATTCTTCATTACTACAAAAACTTCAGGAAAGCCGCATTACTGAAAGTCAAAATCTCGGCAATGCTCAAATTATTAGCCAAGCTGAAGTTCCAGATGAAGCAATGGGTTCTCCCATGGTTAATTATTTGAGTGCAGGTTTATTAGGTTTATTAGCTTCCTTAGCAACCATCTATTTAGTAGAAAGCCGAGACAAATTCATCAAGAATGTTGATGAAGCCAAAGAATTTATGGAATTGACTTTATTGGGTGTAATTCCTGCCTTAAATAAACAAAAATCATCCCTCATACCTAGTAATAATGTAGATACTTCAGTTCCACGGGTTGTAGTCCGAGAAACTCCTCGTTCCCCCATTAGTGAAGCCTACCGGATGTTACGCTCTAACTTGAAATTCCTCAGTGCAGATAAGGAATTAAAAGTAATTGTTGTTACTAGTTCTGTGCCAAAAGAAGGTAAATCCACAGTGGCGGCGAATTTGGCAATGGCGATCGCGCAAATGGAACGAAAGGTATTAATCGTTGATGGCGACTTACACCGTCCCTCACAGCACCAAATTTGGGATTTACCTAACAGCGAGGGTTTGAGTAACGTTATCGTTGGGCAATCGGATATGTGGGGTGCAACTACCCAAGTCATGGATAATCTCTATGTTCTCACCTCCGGGCTTGTTCCCCCCAGTCCAGCTTCGCTTTTAGACTCCAAGCGGATGGCGACGTTGATTCAAAGGTTTGCTGCTAACTTTGACTTTGTGATTATTGATACACCCTCAATTAGCGTTGCAGCTGATGCTGCGGCATTGGGTCAAATGGCAGATGGTGTATTATTTGTAGTGCGTCCAGGAGTGGCTGATATTGGTAGTGCGGGGTTTGCGAAGGATTTACTCAAAAAATCTGGTCAAAATGTCCTAGGGCAAGTTGTCAATGCAGTTGATCCGAGAAACGAAAACCACAGTTACTACTACTTTAATGATGAATATTATTCACAAGACAGCTTGAGTCAAGTTCAAGTTGCGGGAATAGTGGATTAA
- a CDS encoding type II toxin-antitoxin system Phd/YefM family antitoxin, protein MQISLTGASAELVNMVEAALQGEEVVILKDNQPVVRLATLEPTRKPRPRFGSAKGLITLSEDFDEPLEDFREYME, encoded by the coding sequence ATGCAAATCTCTTTAACAGGAGCATCGGCAGAGTTGGTTAATATGGTTGAGGCAGCATTGCAGGGCGAGGAAGTTGTTATCTTAAAGGATAATCAACCTGTGGTGCGTCTTGCTACATTAGAACCAACTCGAAAACCTCGTCCACGGTTTGGCAGTGCTAAAGGCTTGATTACACTCTCAGAAGACTTTGACGAACCGTTGGAAGATTTCAGGGAATACATGGAATGA
- a CDS encoding type II toxin-antitoxin system VapC family toxin, whose product MKQLLDTHSFIWFASGNTRITSEIRLQIENNDNLVSIASIWEIAIKLNLGKLNLGMSIETLVEQQIIANGIELLNISTEHLAIISKLPLHHRDPFDRLLIAQAMVENIPIISADVAFDAYSIQRLW is encoded by the coding sequence ATGAAACAGTTGTTGGATACTCACAGTTTTATTTGGTTTGCAAGCGGAAATACGAGAATTACTTCCGAAATACGCTTGCAGATTGAGAATAACGATAATCTAGTGAGCATTGCGAGTATCTGGGAAATTGCAATTAAATTGAATCTGGGTAAATTGAATCTGGGAATGTCTATTGAAACGTTGGTTGAGCAACAGATTATTGCCAATGGAATCGAGCTTTTAAATATTTCAACAGAACACCTTGCCATCATTTCTAAGCTACCCCTACATCATCGTGATCCATTTGATCGCTTGCTAATTGCTCAAGCAATGGTAGAGAACATTCCCATCATCAGTGCCGATGTAGCCTTTGATGCTTATTCTATTCAACGATTGTGGTAG
- a CDS encoding pentapeptide repeat-containing protein: MCPILISSFLLPLPVNAQSQSERVDLTVELLQTRIHNPVLHEGNLTIDLQGMVIDLRPENSLFRDTFYQLLRKELQKTGTKPLGLDLSNSLVQGDFIGTDLGVRTTLYPDNISPNFTITEQEQIQHLRDVCLNYLTLALPSAKDCRSLLGNGSPNNHSDISVFRSPLSIIKTRFNGTVQFSNTFFLQPLDAQGAIFNQGVNWKESRFSREINFNNTFFRKIADFTSTIFFDRADFKEAQFQETALFINSDFEENVNFSQAIFQQIAKFSRVRWWGNTDFSQVRFANQVQFTKGYFHQFLLLAEATFEQAVTFREAQFNRVVTLRGASILNQADFSDVRFAQKSYLNVSGLGFNSNQAKILGNPGEIGKMLSVSSLQGNQNVLRNLAQNFRQLQQIADMNQLEYTKQQLRLVELSRRLFGTNINSASLERLADLGFSQTQAKAIINHRQLETFTTKNELLTLPDVDFETYIQISDRINVGEPLLLVGWLLQAWTWFALSLLLLLSGYGTGFWLVFGVGLIAIAYFGLIYWLIDKFRRLLPKAIIPTCYETTSMLTSFTVFTFFGLLAIFRNAEFPWLTLGCLLLIIVPIPMILVMRLYQLGRFHEKLDVSYFCEDGTMRQLRLLIGRLPVIPRNQSFRDRYMPILWDKRWNWLNYYDFSLNNLLRIGFNDIRLRDEFLPGIIATLAWYQWSLGVLFITLLLWTLSRTIPGLNLLIYLK, from the coding sequence ATTTGCCCAATCTTAATCTCTTCATTTTTACTACCTTTACCTGTTAATGCACAGTCACAATCAGAACGTGTTGATTTGACAGTTGAGTTACTACAAACTCGGATACATAATCCTGTACTTCATGAGGGTAATCTGACGATAGATTTACAGGGAATGGTGATTGATTTAAGACCCGAAAATTCTCTGTTTCGAGATACCTTCTATCAGTTGTTACGCAAAGAACTCCAAAAAACAGGTACAAAACCTTTAGGATTAGATTTAAGTAATTCTTTGGTGCAAGGTGATTTTATTGGAACTGATTTGGGAGTCAGAACAACTTTATATCCAGATAATATTTCTCCAAATTTTACAATTACTGAGCAGGAACAAATCCAACATCTACGAGATGTATGTTTAAATTATTTGACTTTGGCTTTACCTAGCGCTAAAGATTGTCGTTCTTTATTAGGTAATGGTTCCCCGAATAATCATAGTGATATTAGTGTGTTTCGCAGTCCTCTAAGCATAATTAAAACCCGCTTTAATGGCACTGTACAATTCTCTAATACATTTTTCCTTCAGCCTTTAGATGCTCAAGGTGCTATTTTCAATCAAGGAGTAAATTGGAAAGAGTCAAGATTTAGCCGTGAGATAAATTTTAATAATACATTTTTTCGGAAAATAGCAGATTTTACCAGTACTATATTTTTTGATCGGGCAGATTTTAAAGAAGCACAGTTTCAGGAAACAGCTTTATTTATTAATAGTGACTTTGAAGAAAATGTTAATTTTTCCCAAGCAATTTTTCAACAGATAGCAAAATTCAGCCGTGTGAGATGGTGGGGAAATACTGATTTTTCTCAAGTCAGATTTGCCAATCAGGTACAGTTTACAAAGGGATACTTTCATCAATTTTTACTATTAGCAGAAGCCACATTTGAGCAAGCAGTAACTTTTAGAGAAGCACAATTTAATCGTGTTGTGACATTACGCGGTGCTAGTATTCTCAATCAAGCCGATTTTAGTGATGTTAGATTTGCCCAAAAATCATATTTAAATGTGTCGGGATTGGGTTTTAATTCCAATCAAGCCAAAATTTTAGGTAATCCTGGTGAAATTGGCAAAATGTTGTCTGTTTCTAGTTTACAAGGGAACCAAAATGTGCTTAGAAATTTAGCTCAAAATTTCCGACAGTTGCAGCAAATTGCAGATATGAACCAGTTGGAATATACTAAGCAGCAATTACGGTTGGTGGAGTTAAGTCGTCGCTTATTCGGGACAAATATTAATAGCGCTTCTTTAGAAAGATTAGCAGATTTAGGTTTTTCCCAGACACAAGCAAAGGCAATAATTAACCATCGGCAATTGGAAACCTTTACCACCAAAAATGAGTTACTTACCTTACCAGATGTTGATTTTGAAACCTATATTCAAATAAGCGATCGCATAAACGTGGGAGAACCACTATTATTGGTGGGATGGTTACTGCAAGCTTGGACTTGGTTTGCCCTGTCATTATTGCTGTTGCTATCTGGTTATGGTACAGGTTTCTGGCTGGTGTTCGGTGTGGGCTTGATTGCGATCGCATACTTTGGTTTAATCTATTGGTTGATTGATAAGTTTCGTCGCTTACTTCCTAAAGCAATTATCCCCACTTGCTACGAAACCACGTCAATGCTAACTAGTTTTACAGTTTTTACATTTTTCGGATTGTTGGCAATTTTTCGCAACGCTGAATTCCCTTGGTTGACATTGGGATGCTTGCTATTAATTATCGTCCCAATCCCCATGATTTTAGTTATGCGTCTCTACCAGTTGGGGAGATTTCACGAAAAACTTGATGTATCCTACTTTTGCGAAGATGGAACCATGCGACAACTGAGGTTACTAATTGGCAGATTGCCCGTTATACCTAGGAACCAATCATTCCGCGATCGCTATATGCCAATTCTCTGGGATAAACGGTGGAACTGGCTCAACTATTATGATTTTAGCTTGAATAATTTACTTCGTATTGGTTTTAATGATATTCGTCTACGGGATGAATTTCTCCCCGGTATCATTGCAACTTTAGCTTGGTATCAGTGGAGTTTGGGCGTACTTTTTATTACACTGTTGTTATGGACTCTTTCCCGCACCATTCCTGGATTGAATTTATTGATTTACTTGAAATAG